One Cryptomeria japonica chromosome 9, Sugi_1.0, whole genome shotgun sequence genomic window carries:
- the LOC131045757 gene encoding uncharacterized protein LOC131045757 isoform X1, giving the protein MAMSTLLCYVCSAMAKANSLKDGLATALMDYWVAINTVISVAIYFFDFVTNILTAIEYHELDFKKEKPTYGCEGKEWYKGIFTGMFTAIIFVMVASQILNAIVFWVSGDVKKGAMKTAFLLPLIHLRRMILFIRSRGTIKGLQDLRSENIDALNNVLAAALETGPQLFLQFHVFLWGGYYLASQMDSPKIAFVSIAASLISVSYNCCVAILTLIDTSKATFFARISIALVAGVFSLCAVTVRCIGFQLLIALAVDSGGEKWVGHLGEAMRYCIPYLVATILMPAFFFLGELRKTHLSNLRSLLLCIAFTYMNFVIGPLYMLLKIETKKGKDEAKRFQPGLKFLICFSYVVPDLVLGVIVRMKPHWYGCSPCSPLSLPYHPHLRFPVTIFSCSQLTVYLLSTVCIYWGSLLSRYVMEKREEENISSQQWQSTRKRKTEESYRATHKKQKTNSFMVNSFTI; this is encoded by the exons ATGGCTATGTCTACTCTTCTTTGTTATGTCTGTTCAGCCATGGCCAAAGCCAATTCTCTCAAGGATGGACTAGCTACTGCTCTAATGGATTATTGGGTTGCTATAAACACAGTCATATCTGTTGCCATCTATTTCTTTGATTTTGTTACCAATATTCTCACTGCCATAGAATACCATGAGTTGGATTTTAAGAAAGAAAAACCCACATATGGATGTGAAGGAAAGGAATGGTATAAGGGTATATTTACAGGGATGTTCACAGCTATTATCTTTGTTATGGTGGCATCACAGATTCTGAATGCTATTGTCTTTTGGGTGAGCGGAGATGTGAAGAAAGGGGCAATGAAAACAGCCTTTCTGCTACCCCTCATTCACTTGAGGAGAATGATTCTCTTCATCAGAAGCAGGGGAACTATAAAAGG TTTGCAGGATTTGAGGTCAGAAAACATAGATGCACTGAATAATGTATTAGCTGCTGCTCTGGAGACTGGGCCTCAATTGTTCCTGCAGTTTCATGTGTTCTTGTGGGGTGGATATTACCTTGCATCCCAAATGGATTCCCCCAAAATTGCATTTGTTTCAATTGCAGCCTCCTTAATCTCAGTATCTTACAACTGTTGTGTAGCCATCCTCACCCTCATAGATACATCAAAGGCCACCTTCTTTGCTAGAATATCAATTGCCCTTGTAGCAG GTGTATTCTCACTCTGTGCAGTGACAGTGAGATGCATTGGATTCCAGCTACTGATAGCTCTGGCGGTTGATTCTGGTGGAGAGAAATGGGTTGGCCACTTGGGTGAAGCAATGCGTTATTGCATACCTTACCTTGTAGCCACAATACTCATGCCTGCATTCTTTTTCCTGGGGGAGCTCAGAAAGACACACTTATCAAATCTACGCTCATTGCTTCTGTGTATTGCTTTCACCTACATGAATTTCGTTATTGGGCCTCTCTATATGCTGCTGAAAATTgaaaccaaaaagggaaaagatGAGGCCAAGAGATTTCAGCCCGGGCTAAAGTTTCTTATATGTTTCTCTTATGTGGTTCCCGACCTTGTGTTGGGTGTCATAGTTAGAATGAAGCCCCACTGGTATGGATGCTCACCCTGTTCTCCTCTGTCTCTTCCATATCACCCTCACCTTCGCTTCCCTGTTACAATCTTTTCTTGCTCGCAGTTAACAGTCTATTTGTTATCTACTGTCTGTATTTATTGGGGGTCACTTTTATCTCGTTATGTGATGGAGAAACGAGAGGAGGAGAATATTAGCTCTCAACAATGGCAGAGCACAAGAAAGAGAAAGACTGAGGAAAGCTACAGAGCCACCCACAAAAAGCAGAAGACAAACTCCTTCATGGTTAATAGTTTCACTATTTAA
- the LOC131045757 gene encoding uncharacterized protein LOC131045757 isoform X3, whose protein sequence is MAMSTLLCYVCSAMAKANSLKDGLATALMDYWVAINTVISVAIYFFDFVTNILTAIEYHELDFKKEKPTYGCEGKEWYKGIFTGMFTAIIFVMVASQILNAIVFWVSGDVKKGAMKTAFLLPLIHLRRMILFIRSRGTIKGLQDLRSENIDALNNVLAAALETGPQLFLQFHVFLWGGYYLASQMDSPKIAFVSIAASLISVSYNCCVAILTLIDTSKATFFARISIALVAGQVYSHSVQ, encoded by the exons ATGGCTATGTCTACTCTTCTTTGTTATGTCTGTTCAGCCATGGCCAAAGCCAATTCTCTCAAGGATGGACTAGCTACTGCTCTAATGGATTATTGGGTTGCTATAAACACAGTCATATCTGTTGCCATCTATTTCTTTGATTTTGTTACCAATATTCTCACTGCCATAGAATACCATGAGTTGGATTTTAAGAAAGAAAAACCCACATATGGATGTGAAGGAAAGGAATGGTATAAGGGTATATTTACAGGGATGTTCACAGCTATTATCTTTGTTATGGTGGCATCACAGATTCTGAATGCTATTGTCTTTTGGGTGAGCGGAGATGTGAAGAAAGGGGCAATGAAAACAGCCTTTCTGCTACCCCTCATTCACTTGAGGAGAATGATTCTCTTCATCAGAAGCAGGGGAACTATAAAAGG TTTGCAGGATTTGAGGTCAGAAAACATAGATGCACTGAATAATGTATTAGCTGCTGCTCTGGAGACTGGGCCTCAATTGTTCCTGCAGTTTCATGTGTTCTTGTGGGGTGGATATTACCTTGCATCCCAAATGGATTCCCCCAAAATTGCATTTGTTTCAATTGCAGCCTCCTTAATCTCAGTATCTTACAACTGTTGTGTAGCCATCCTCACCCTCATAGATACATCAAAGGCCACCTTCTTTGCTAGAATATCAATTGCCCTTGTAGCAG GGCAGGTGTATTCTCACTCTGTGCAGTGA
- the LOC131045757 gene encoding uncharacterized protein LOC131045757 isoform X2 produces MAMSTLLCYVCSAMAKANSLKDGLATALMDYWVAINTVISVAIYFFDFVTNILTAIEYHELDFKKEKPTYGCEGKEWYKGIFTGMFTAIIFVMVASQILNAIVFWVSGDVKKGAMKTAFLLPLIHLRRMILFIRSRGTIKGAGVFSLCAVTVRCIGFQLLIALAVDSGGEKWVGHLGEAMRYCIPYLVATILMPAFFFLGELRKTHLSNLRSLLLCIAFTYMNFVIGPLYMLLKIETKKGKDEAKRFQPGLKFLICFSYVVPDLVLGVIVRMKPHWYGCSPCSPLSLPYHPHLRFPVTIFSCSQLTVYLLSTVCIYWGSLLSRYVMEKREEENISSQQWQSTRKRKTEESYRATHKKQKTNSFMVNSFTI; encoded by the exons ATGGCTATGTCTACTCTTCTTTGTTATGTCTGTTCAGCCATGGCCAAAGCCAATTCTCTCAAGGATGGACTAGCTACTGCTCTAATGGATTATTGGGTTGCTATAAACACAGTCATATCTGTTGCCATCTATTTCTTTGATTTTGTTACCAATATTCTCACTGCCATAGAATACCATGAGTTGGATTTTAAGAAAGAAAAACCCACATATGGATGTGAAGGAAAGGAATGGTATAAGGGTATATTTACAGGGATGTTCACAGCTATTATCTTTGTTATGGTGGCATCACAGATTCTGAATGCTATTGTCTTTTGGGTGAGCGGAGATGTGAAGAAAGGGGCAATGAAAACAGCCTTTCTGCTACCCCTCATTCACTTGAGGAGAATGATTCTCTTCATCAGAAGCAGGGGAACTATAAAAGG GGCAGGTGTATTCTCACTCTGTGCAGTGACAGTGAGATGCATTGGATTCCAGCTACTGATAGCTCTGGCGGTTGATTCTGGTGGAGAGAAATGGGTTGGCCACTTGGGTGAAGCAATGCGTTATTGCATACCTTACCTTGTAGCCACAATACTCATGCCTGCATTCTTTTTCCTGGGGGAGCTCAGAAAGACACACTTATCAAATCTACGCTCATTGCTTCTGTGTATTGCTTTCACCTACATGAATTTCGTTATTGGGCCTCTCTATATGCTGCTGAAAATTgaaaccaaaaagggaaaagatGAGGCCAAGAGATTTCAGCCCGGGCTAAAGTTTCTTATATGTTTCTCTTATGTGGTTCCCGACCTTGTGTTGGGTGTCATAGTTAGAATGAAGCCCCACTGGTATGGATGCTCACCCTGTTCTCCTCTGTCTCTTCCATATCACCCTCACCTTCGCTTCCCTGTTACAATCTTTTCTTGCTCGCAGTTAACAGTCTATTTGTTATCTACTGTCTGTATTTATTGGGGGTCACTTTTATCTCGTTATGTGATGGAGAAACGAGAGGAGGAGAATATTAGCTCTCAACAATGGCAGAGCACAAGAAAGAGAAAGACTGAGGAAAGCTACAGAGCCACCCACAAAAAGCAGAAGACAAACTCCTTCATGGTTAATAGTTTCACTATTTAA